Proteins encoded in a region of the Bradyrhizobium sp. CB3481 genome:
- a CDS encoding terminase gpA endonuclease subunit: MAVEHGAVYRDPPRLQTWVNLKLGEPFEDRTAQIPEPTQLMARAESWGADVPDDVVVITAGVDVQQDRLECEIVGWGKGEESWSLEYHALAGNPADGDVWARLDAILTAARRRRDGRMLRVMAAAVDTGNWSKTVYDFATPRHGRQVWAIKGSSIRGAPIWPRRPSRPKPGRPPLYVVGVDAAKEVIMARLSIDEPGPGCCHFPIDRDLDYFRMLTAERPIRRFVKSVAVREWTKAAFARNEALDCRVYALAAFHGLRAYGLDLAREAERQSVIAEAAPASAAPRIIHSKWMQRTR, from the coding sequence ATCGCGGTCGAACATGGCGCAGTCTATCGCGATCCGCCGCGGCTTCAGACGTGGGTCAATCTAAAGCTGGGCGAGCCATTCGAAGATCGAACGGCGCAAATTCCAGAACCGACACAGCTGATGGCGCGCGCGGAAAGTTGGGGCGCCGACGTTCCGGACGACGTCGTCGTCATCACAGCCGGCGTCGACGTCCAGCAAGATCGCCTTGAATGCGAAATCGTCGGCTGGGGCAAAGGGGAAGAAAGCTGGAGCCTTGAATATCACGCCCTGGCTGGCAACCCCGCCGACGGCGACGTTTGGGCGCGGCTCGATGCAATCCTGACGGCCGCGCGCCGCCGGCGCGACGGCCGCATGCTGCGGGTCATGGCCGCCGCCGTGGACACCGGCAATTGGAGCAAGACCGTCTACGACTTCGCGACACCACGTCATGGCCGGCAAGTCTGGGCCATCAAGGGATCGTCGATCCGCGGCGCGCCGATCTGGCCGCGGCGACCATCGCGGCCAAAGCCGGGGCGACCGCCGCTTTACGTGGTCGGAGTGGACGCCGCGAAGGAAGTCATCATGGCCCGGCTGTCGATCGACGAACCCGGCCCGGGGTGCTGTCATTTCCCGATCGATCGCGATCTGGATTACTTCCGCATGCTGACGGCCGAACGGCCGATCCGCCGGTTCGTCAAGAGTGTCGCGGTGCGGGAGTGGACGAAGGCCGCGTTCGCCCGAAACGAAGCGCTGGACTGCCGTGTGTACGCCCTCGCCGCCTTTCACGGCCTCCGGGCGTATGGTCTAGATTTAGCGCGCGAAGCCGAACGACAGTCGGTCATCGCGGAGGCGGCGCCGGCGTCGGCCGCGCCCCGGATCATCCATTCGAAGTGGATGCAACGAACTAGGTGA
- a CDS encoding DUF4145 domain-containing protein, producing MKKAFCSDCKGERNCNVHGEYIDYASDENVWERKEWLLLQCCGCEHVFVRTVGTFSEDYSYGVDDRTGETELIYDETTEFWPATAKRPRPQWFPAYCFEDEKLEGLHGVMTELYGALDHDLLRLAAAGVRTAFDLASEALGVHTALTFKQKLDALVDAGKINNLDKDRLETLTDAASASLHRGWAPAPSDISTMVDILKHFVHRWFIQPAIDQKLSERSAVLKRTVPPKLPRPKS from the coding sequence ATGAAGAAGGCGTTTTGCTCCGACTGTAAGGGAGAGAGAAATTGTAATGTGCATGGTGAGTACATTGATTACGCAAGCGATGAAAATGTCTGGGAACGCAAGGAGTGGCTGCTATTGCAATGCTGCGGGTGCGAGCACGTTTTCGTCCGAACTGTAGGAACATTTTCTGAGGACTATAGCTATGGGGTAGATGATCGAACCGGGGAGACCGAACTTATTTACGATGAAACCACGGAATTTTGGCCTGCGACTGCGAAGCGACCGCGACCACAATGGTTTCCCGCCTATTGTTTTGAAGACGAGAAGTTGGAGGGGCTTCATGGAGTAATGACAGAGTTGTACGGCGCGCTTGACCATGACCTTCTGCGGCTGGCAGCTGCCGGCGTGAGGACCGCCTTCGATTTGGCCTCTGAGGCTCTTGGTGTTCATACTGCATTGACCTTCAAGCAAAAGCTGGATGCTTTGGTCGACGCCGGTAAGATCAACAATCTTGATAAGGACAGGCTTGAGACACTCACCGACGCAGCAAGTGCGTCACTCCATCGAGGATGGGCCCCCGCACCTTCGGACATCTCAACGATGGTCGATATTCTTAAGCACTTCGTTCACCGCTGGTTCATACAGCCGGCAATCGATCAAAAGCTAAGTGAACGCAGCGCCGTCCTGAAGCGCACCGTGCCGCCAAAGCTACCGCGTCCAAAGTCCTGA
- a CDS encoding ATP-binding protein codes for MSFVKKTSWTEADVTNLPTGEHDYFERKAGALIEGDRNNLLDDLAKAASAFANSGGGHLVIGIRNDGSFDGVPHLISGRETTRDWLEQKLPDLLDYRLNDFRVHVVERSDVSAIPDGRDVVVIDFGDSALAPHQSRRHTSYFYRSAGRSVPAPHFYLELLRQRMTAPDLEASLTAIDAEAGWEHNGELYVRLVLTFYVRNVGRVAAYKWTSVIEQLQHCDGRQHDYIFGAAPGAPGRSAGVRIDDTILPGCSLDQQHILTLRLRPSPRTATTMEGDARSLLSKAAVYLRLATETSPGEQVRFELGPFVNYGQVLQTLTDYVRE; via the coding sequence GTGTCATTTGTGAAGAAGACCAGTTGGACAGAGGCGGACGTGACCAACCTGCCGACCGGAGAACATGACTATTTTGAGCGGAAGGCGGGGGCGTTGATCGAAGGTGATCGCAACAACTTGCTTGACGATCTAGCCAAGGCGGCCTCGGCCTTCGCGAATTCGGGCGGCGGTCATCTAGTGATCGGTATCCGAAACGATGGGTCGTTTGATGGGGTTCCTCACCTGATTTCAGGGCGGGAAACGACACGCGACTGGCTTGAACAGAAGCTTCCCGATTTACTCGACTACAGGCTGAATGACTTTCGCGTGCATGTTGTAGAGCGATCGGATGTGTCCGCGATACCTGATGGTCGCGATGTCGTCGTCATCGATTTCGGTGACAGCGCTTTGGCGCCGCATCAGAGCCGACGCCACACCAGTTATTTCTACCGATCGGCCGGGCGATCTGTACCCGCCCCGCATTTCTATCTGGAACTGCTTCGACAAAGGATGACCGCGCCTGATCTGGAAGCGTCGCTGACGGCAATCGATGCTGAAGCAGGATGGGAACATAACGGGGAGTTGTACGTACGATTGGTGCTCACGTTCTATGTTCGAAATGTCGGAAGGGTGGCGGCGTACAAATGGACGTCCGTCATCGAACAACTGCAACATTGCGATGGTAGGCAACACGACTATATCTTTGGTGCCGCCCCGGGAGCGCCGGGCCGATCGGCTGGGGTCCGAATTGACGACACGATCCTTCCGGGTTGCAGTCTAGATCAACAGCACATTCTCACTCTGCGACTTCGTCCGTCACCGAGAACCGCAACGACGATGGAAGGCGACGCAAGATCATTGCTGTCGAAAGCGGCCGTATATCTGCGGCTGGCGACGGAGACTTCTCCGGGCGAGCAAGTACGCTTTGAATTAGGTCCATTCGTGAACTACGGCCAAGTGTTGCAAACCTTGACGGACTACGTTCGAGAGTAA
- a CDS encoding phage portal protein yields MTAARGPIGRRARALVGNVALAKSGADAWTSNLIGAGIKPQSQHPDPTVRAQINAAWDRWTDQADFDRIADFYGLQATVAGRMVVDGDCFAMPTMDGFDGNPLRIRLFDAEQIDPTLFRVLEGSSGRIVAGVEFDGRGRRVAYHAYKERPEFNYWGSLAMVRIPADHLLQVFKPEAPGQVRGLSWFAPILLSLADVDQLADAQLMRQKVAALLTGFIINQSGDASPFAGDPSSDGSAIDSGLEPGTLKVLSAGQDVKFSDPATIDAESIDFLRLTVRHIAAGLGVPYEVLTGDLSQINFSSIRASLLEFRRRVEAIQNNVIIFQFCRPIWERWLTVAALSGEIDARGFARDPRAFMASSTTI; encoded by the coding sequence ATGACCGCGGCGCGCGGCCCGATCGGCCGACGCGCTCGGGCGCTGGTCGGCAACGTCGCGCTGGCCAAGTCCGGCGCCGACGCATGGACCTCAAACCTAATCGGCGCCGGCATCAAGCCGCAGTCGCAGCATCCTGATCCAACTGTTCGCGCCCAGATCAACGCTGCATGGGATCGTTGGACAGATCAGGCAGACTTCGATCGGATCGCCGACTTTTATGGCCTTCAAGCGACCGTCGCAGGCCGCATGGTCGTCGACGGCGACTGCTTCGCGATGCCGACGATGGATGGCTTCGACGGCAATCCGTTGCGCATCCGGCTGTTCGACGCCGAGCAGATCGACCCCACTCTTTTCCGCGTGCTTGAAGGAAGCAGCGGCCGGATTGTTGCCGGCGTTGAATTCGATGGCCGCGGCCGGAGGGTCGCCTATCACGCTTACAAGGAACGGCCCGAATTCAACTACTGGGGCAGCCTCGCAATGGTGCGAATTCCAGCGGATCACCTGTTGCAGGTCTTCAAGCCGGAGGCACCGGGGCAGGTCCGCGGCTTGTCGTGGTTCGCGCCGATCCTGCTTTCATTGGCCGACGTCGATCAACTCGCCGACGCCCAGCTTATGCGCCAGAAGGTCGCCGCATTACTGACTGGCTTCATCATCAACCAGTCCGGCGATGCCAGCCCATTCGCCGGCGACCCGTCTTCCGACGGCAGCGCAATCGACAGCGGCCTTGAACCCGGTACGCTGAAGGTTCTGTCGGCCGGACAGGACGTGAAGTTCTCCGATCCCGCGACGATCGACGCCGAAAGCATCGACTTCCTGCGCTTGACCGTTCGGCACATCGCCGCAGGGCTGGGCGTCCCCTACGAAGTTCTGACCGGGGACCTATCGCAGATCAATTTCAGCAGTATCCGCGCCAGCCTTCTCGAATTCCGCCGCCGCGTCGAAGCGATCCAGAACAACGTGATCATTTTTCAGTTCTGCCGCCCGATCTGGGAAAGATGGCTCACAGTCGCGGCGCTTAGCGGTGAAATCGACGCCCGCGGTTTCGCGCGCGATCCGCGCGCGTTCATGGCCTCGTCAACGACGATCTGA
- a CDS encoding phage terminase large subunit family protein: MKGAQLGATEAGLNWVGYVVSNAPGLMLYVMPTTESARRNVRTRIDPLIESTPAVRDRVTKARSRDPGNTATLKSFPSGQIAFVGANSAVGLRSTPARYIFLDEVDGYPHDADGEGDPIALAIQRTVTFRGRRKIFMVSTPTIEGASRIAKAFAESDQRRFFVPARTVARSKRYAGRKSDGIRTIAAALGISASIAAMRSMNGTSAQCSRKGNGERRRPATAGPRASICRPCILLSRHGPKSRSNMAQSIAIRRGFRRGSI; this comes from the coding sequence ATGAAGGGCGCGCAGCTGGGCGCGACGGAAGCGGGCTTGAACTGGGTCGGCTATGTCGTTTCAAACGCGCCCGGGCTGATGCTGTATGTCATGCCGACGACTGAAAGCGCGCGGCGCAACGTCCGCACGCGCATCGATCCCCTGATCGAAAGCACGCCCGCTGTCCGCGACCGCGTCACGAAGGCGCGGTCGCGCGATCCCGGCAACACCGCGACACTCAAGTCATTCCCCAGCGGTCAGATCGCCTTCGTCGGTGCGAATAGCGCCGTCGGGCTTCGATCGACGCCCGCGCGCTACATTTTCTTGGACGAAGTCGACGGCTACCCCCATGACGCCGACGGCGAAGGCGATCCGATCGCCCTCGCAATTCAGCGCACCGTGACGTTTCGCGGCCGGCGCAAAATCTTCATGGTTTCGACGCCGACGATCGAAGGCGCATCGCGGATCGCCAAGGCGTTCGCCGAAAGCGATCAGCGCAGGTTCTTCGTCCCTGCCCGCACTGTGGCGCGTTCCAAACGGTACGCTGGCCGCAAGTCCGATGGGATCAGGACCATCGCGGCGGCGCTTGGTATCAGTGCGAGCATTGCGGCGATGCGATCTATGAACGGCACAAGCGCGCAATGCTCGCGCAAGGGGAATGGCGAGCGACGGCGGCCGGCGACAGCCGGACCGCGGGCTTCCATCTGTCGGCCCTGTATTCTCCTTTCGAGACATGGGCCGAAATCGCGGTCGAACATGGCGCAGTCTATCGCGATCCGCCGCGGCTTCAGACGTGGGTCAATCTAA